A genomic window from Actinomycetaceae bacterium MB13-C1-2 includes:
- a CDS encoding 2-C-methyl-D-erythritol 4-phosphate cytidylyltransferase, translated as MKAWVVLTAAGSGSRLGATVPKALVSVDDKTILGLALERIAGSDHVQGVVVTCTPGYEKDFERVVSRSLGSDVPWMVVPGGTSRQGSVYEALKAIVLYFDVARHNARELSPGQAVGATVDAASPIPRESAHADAEPVEEADRSPDFGGPAADLPVLVHDAARCLTPTELFDSVIEAVYSGASAVIPVMPVVDTIKAVDPATGIVRSTLDRTTLRTVQTPQGFRWEPLYQAHVAEASRGASETDAATDDAGLLEAHGVPVLTVPGDPKAFKVTVAADLVGLKRSLKKT; from the coding sequence GTGAAAGCCTGGGTGGTACTTACTGCGGCGGGCAGCGGTTCACGCCTCGGGGCTACTGTTCCGAAAGCTCTAGTTTCGGTTGACGACAAGACCATTCTCGGTCTGGCACTTGAACGGATAGCAGGGAGCGATCATGTTCAAGGAGTGGTTGTCACCTGCACGCCGGGCTATGAGAAGGATTTTGAGCGCGTAGTCTCGCGGAGTCTTGGCTCCGATGTTCCGTGGATGGTTGTTCCCGGTGGGACTAGTCGCCAGGGCTCGGTGTATGAAGCACTCAAGGCGATCGTCCTCTATTTCGACGTGGCGCGACACAATGCGCGGGAGCTAAGCCCGGGGCAGGCAGTAGGCGCTACGGTTGACGCAGCGTCTCCTATACCGCGCGAATCGGCGCATGCGGACGCTGAACCGGTTGAGGAAGCTGACCGGTCACCGGACTTTGGTGGTCCCGCTGCCGACCTTCCGGTCCTGGTTCATGATGCTGCACGGTGCTTGACCCCTACCGAGTTGTTCGACTCGGTCATTGAGGCAGTTTATTCCGGTGCTTCAGCGGTGATCCCTGTGATGCCGGTCGTCGACACGATCAAGGCAGTTGACCCGGCGACGGGCATTGTGCGGAGCACCCTAGATCGAACAACGCTGCGTACCGTGCAGACTCCGCAAGGTTTTAGATGGGAACCCCTGTATCAGGCGCACGTTGCTGAAGCCTCTCGCGGCGCTTCTGAGACTGACGCTGCGACCGATGACGCCGGACTTCTTGAGGCGCACGGAGTTCCGGTGTTGACGGTCCCGGGTGACCCGAAAGCGTTCAAGGTAACTGTTGCTGCCGACCTTGTCGGGTTAAAAAGATCGTTGAAGAAAACGTGA